A section of the Castanea sativa cultivar Marrone di Chiusa Pesio chromosome 12, ASM4071231v1 genome encodes:
- the LOC142619748 gene encoding glutamate synthase [NADH], amyloplastic isoform X3, giving the protein MRVLGHNGEINTLRGNVNWMKAREGLLKCKELGLSTNELKMLLPIVDASSSDSGAFDGVLELLVRAGRSLPEAIMMMIPEAWQNDKNMDSDRKALYEYFSALMEPWDGPALISFTDGRYLGATLDRNGLRPGRFYVTHSGRVIMASEVGVVDIPPEDVSRKGRLNPGMMLLVDFEKHIVVDDDALKQQYSLQRPYGEWLKRQKIELKDIVDSVHESERALPLIAGVIPASSNDDNMGNMGIHGLLAPLKAFGYTVEALEMLLLPMAKDGVEALGSMGNDTPLAVMSNREKLTFEYFKQMFAQVTNPPIDPIREKIVTSMECMIGPEGDLTETTEEQCHRLSLKGPLLSIKETEAIKKMNYRGWRSKVLDITYSKDRGSKGLEETLDRICAEAQDAIKEGYTLLVLSDRAFSPKRVAVSSLLAVGAVHQHLVKKLERTQVGLIVETAEPREVHHFCTLVGFGADGICPYLAIEAVWRLQVDGKIPPKASGEFHSKEELVKRYFKASNYGMMKVLAKMGISTLASYKGAQIFEALGLSSEVIERCFAGTPSRVEGATFEMLARDALHLHELAFPSRAFPPGSAEAVALPNPGNYHWRKGGELHLNDPLAISKLQEAARTNSVAAYKEYSKLIHELNKGCNLRGLLKFKEAEEKVPLDEVEPASEIVKRFCTGAMSYGSISLEAHTTLAIAMNKIGGKSNTGEGGEQPSRMEPLPDGSRNPKRSAIKQVASGRFGVSSYYLTNADELQIKMAQGAKPGEGGELPGHKVVGEIAVTRNSTAGVGLISPPPHHDIYSIEDLAQLIHDLKNSNPAARISVKLVSEAGVGVVASGVVKGHADHVLISGHDGGTGASRWTGIKNAGLPWELGLAETHQTLVANDLRGRTVLQTDGQLKTGRDVVIAALLGAEEFGFSTAPLITLGCIMMRKCHKNTCPVGIATQDPVLREKFAGEPEHVINFFFMVAEEMREIMSQLGLRTVREMVGRSDMLEVDKQVTKNNEKLDNIDLSLVLRPAAELRPEAAQYCVQKQDHGLDLALDQELISLSTAALEKSLPVYIETPIYNVNRAVGTMLSHEVTKRYQMAGLPADTIHIKFTGSAGQSLGAFLCPGITLELEGDSNDYVGKGLSGGKIVVYPPRESKFDPKENIVIGNVALYGATSGEAYFNGMAAERFCVRNSGAKAVVEGVGDHGCEYMTGGTVVVLGKTGRNFAAGMSGGIAYVLDVDGKFQSRCNTELVDLDKVEQEEDIMTLRMMIQQHQRHTNSQLAKEILVNFENLLPKFIKVFPREYKRVLANVKAEEASKDAVEHASEEADEQDEGELLKKDAFEELKKLASASLNGTSNQKLEEAEPLRRPTQVTNAVKHRGFVSYEREGVHYRDPKVRMNDWKEVMEESEPGPLLNTQSARCMDCGTPFCHQENSGCPLGNKIPEFNELVYQNRWREALDRLLETNNFPEFTGRVCPAPCEGSCVLGIIENPVSIKSIECAIIDKAFEEGWMVPRPPLKRTGKRVAVVGSGPAGLAAADQLNRMGHTVTVYERADRIGGLMMYGVPNMKADKVDVVQRRVNLMAQEGVNFVVNANVGTDPLYSLDRLREENDSVVLAVGATKPRDLPVPGRELSGVHFAMEFLHANTKSLLDSNLQDGNYISAKGKNVVVIGGGDTGTDCIGTSIRHGCSSIVNLEVLPQPPQTRAPGNPWPQWPRIFRVDYGHQEAATKFGKDPRSYEVLTKRFIGDENGVVKGLEIVRLQWEKDASGKFQRKEVEGSEEIIKADLVLLAMGFLGPESTAAEKLGLEQDNRSNIKADYGRFSTNVDGVFAAGDCRRGQSLVVWAISEGRQAAAQVDKYLTREEKDLEVSPVIKEDLIKRHHDLNKRHQDSSKHTVMT; this is encoded by the exons ATGCGTGTCTTGGGCCACaatggagaaattaacactctTAGAGGCAATGTAAACTG GATGAAGGCCCGTGAGGGTCTATTAAAGTGTAAGGAGCTTGGTCTCTCAACTAATGAGTTAAAGATGCTTCTACCAATTGTTGATGCCAGTTCATCTGATTCAG GAGCTTTTGATGGCGTCCTTGAGCTTCTGGTTCGAGCTGGTAGAAGTCTTCCTGAAGCAATTATGATGATGATTCCTGAAGCATggcaaaatgacaagaatatgGACTCTGATCGAAAGGCACTGTATGAATATTTCTCAGCTCTGATGGAGCCATGGGATGGCCCAGCTCTTATATCAT TTACTGATGGCCGCTATCTGGGAGCAACTTTGGACCGCAACGGGCTGCGACCTGGGCGTTTCTACGTCACCCACAGTGGACGAGTTATCATGGCCAGTGAAGTTGGTGTAGTAGACATTCCACCTGAAGATGTGAGTAGGAAAGGCAGGCTAAACCCTGGCATGATGCTTTTAGTGGATTTTGAGAAGCatattgttgttgatgatgatgccTTGAAGCAGCAATACTCACTGCAAAGGCCTTATGGCGAGTGGCTTAAAAGGCAAAAAATTGAACTCAAGGATATAGTTGACTCTGTTCATGAATCTGAAAGGGCCCTTCCTCTTATTGCGGGAGTGATTCCT GCGTCTAGCAATGACGACAACATGGGAAACATGGGCATTCATGGTTTATTGGCTCCATTAAAAGCTTTTGG TTACACTGTTGAAGCTTTGGAAATGTTGTTGCTACCCATGGCAAAAGATGGTGTAGAAGCCCTTGGTTCTATGGGAAATGATACTCCCTTGGCTGTAATGTCTAACAGAGAGAAGCTCACTTTTGAGTACTTCAAGCAAATGTTTGCCCAAGTAACAAATCCTCCAATTGATCCTATTCGGGAGAAGATAGTCACCTCCATGGAATGCATGATTGGTCCAGAAGGTGACCTGACAGAGACCACTGAAGAACAATGTCATCGTCTTTCTTTAAAAGGTCCTCTTTTATCTATCAAAGAAACAGAAGCAATAAAAAAGATGAATTATAGAGGTTGGCGAAGCAAAGTTCTAGACATAACTTATTCCAAGGACCGAGGTAGCAAGGGACTGGAGGAGACACTGGATCGGATATGTGCTGAAGCACAAGATGCAATTAAGGAGGGTTATACATTACTTGTGCTTTCTGACAGAG CTTTCTCACCTAAGCGAGTTGCTGTAAGCTCCCTCTTGGCTGTTGGTGCTGTACATCAACATCTAGTTAAAAAGCTTGAGCGCACTCAAGTTGGGTTGATAGTTGAAACTGCTGAGCCACGTGAAGTACACCATTTCTGTACACTGGTAGGATTTGGTGCAGATGGTATATGCCCATACTTGGCTATAGAAGCTGTTTGGAGATTGCAGGTTGATGGAAAGATCCCACCGAAAGCAAGTGGTGAGTTTCACTCCAAGGAAGAACTAGTAAAGAGGTACTTCAAAGCAAGCAACTATGGAATGATGAAGGTTCTTGCCAAGATGGGGATATCAACTTTGGCATCTTATAAGGGTGCTCAGATTTTTGAAGCTCTGGGTCTTTCGTCAGAAGTGATCGAGAGGTGCTTTGCAGGAACCCCAAGTAGAGTTGAGGGTGCAACTTTTGAGATGCTTGCTCGTGATGCACTTCATCTGCATGAGTTGGCATTTCCTTCTCGAGCTTTCCCTCCTGGAAGTGCGGAAGCTGTTGCACTGCCAAACCCAGGGAATTATCATTGGAGGAAAGGTGGTGAACTTCACTTGAATGATCCCCTTGCCATTTCAAAGCTGCAAGAGGCTGCCCGAACTAACAGTGTTGCTGCCTACAAAGAATATTCCAAGCTTATTCATGAGTTGAATAAAGGCTGCAATTTGCGGGGGCTCTTGAAATTTAAAGAGGCAGAGGAAAAAGTTCCTTTGGATGAAGTGGAACCTGCCAGTGAAATTGTCAAACGTTTCTGTACTGGGGCCATGAGTTATGGATCAATATCATTGGAGGCGCACACAACATTGGCTATTGCTATGAATAAGATTGGAGGAAAGTCGAATACAG GTGAGGGAGGTGAGCAACCATCTCGCATGGAGCCTCTTCCAGATGGCTCAAGGAACCCAAAAAGGAGTGCAATTAAGCAGGTTGCAAGTGGGAGATTTGGAGTTTCGAGTTATTACCTTACTAATGCTGATGAATTACAGATAAAAATGGCTCAG GGGGCCAAGCCTGGTGAAGGAGGTGAGCTTCCTGGACACAAAGTTGTAGGAGAAATTGCGGTCACCAGAAATTCTACTGCTGGGGTGGGACTTATAAGTCCTCCTCCACATCATGACATTTATTCAATTGAAGATCTTGCCCAATTAATTCATGATCTTAAG AACTCCAACCCTGCGGCTCGAATTAGTGTGAAGTTGGTATCTGAAGCTGGCGTGGGAGTAGTTGCTAGTGGAGTGGTGAAGGGGCATGCTGACCACGTTCTGATCTCAGGTCATGATGGAGGAACAGGGGCTTCTAGATGGACTGGAATCAAGAATGCTGGGCTCCCATGGGAACTTGGCTTGGCCGAAACTCACCAGACATTGGTTGCTAATGACCTTCGTGGTCGAACAGTTCTCCAGACAGATGGCCAACTTAAAACTGGAAGAGATGTGGTTATAGCTGCACTTCTTGGTGCAGAAGAATTTGGCTTCAGCACAGCACCTCTCATTACTCTTGGCTGCATCATGATGCGAAAGTGCCACAAGAATACCTGCCCTGTGGGCATTGCTACCCAAGATCCAGTACTTCGAGAGAAGTTTGCTGGAGAACCGGAACATGTTATTAACTTTTTCTTCATGGTAGCAGAGGAAATGAGGGAAATTATGTCACAACTTGGACTTCGAACTGTAAGAGAGATGGTTGGCCGTTCAGATATGCTTGAAGTGGATAAACAAGTGACTAAGAACAATGAGAAGCTGGACAATATTGATCTCTCTTTAGTACTTAGACCTGCTGCTGAACTTCGACCTGAAGCTGCACAGTACTGTGTCCAGAAACAGGATCATGGCTTGGATTTGGCACTGGACCAAGAGCTTATTTCACTGTCTACAGCTGCATTAGAAAAGAGTCTTCCTGTGTACATTGAAACACCAATCTACAATGTGAACCGTGCTGTTGGAACAATGCTTAGTCATGAAGTGACTAAACGCTATCAAATGGCAGGGCTTCCTGCAGATACCATCCATATCAAATTCACTGGAAGTGCAGGTCAGAGCCTTGGAGCATTCCTCTGCCCTGGAATAACGCTGGAGCTTGAAGGTGACAGCAATGACTATGTTGGTAAAGGGTTATCTGGTGGCAAGATTGTAGTTTATCCTCCAAGGGAAAGCAAGTTTGATCCAAAAGAAAACATTGTAATAGGTAATGTGGCTCTCTATGGGGCAACAAGTGGGGAGGCGTATTTCAATGGGATGGCAGCAGAAAGATTTTGTGTTCGTAATTCTGGGGCTAAGGCTGTTGTTGAAGGTGTTGGTGATCATGGATGTGAGTACATGACTGGTGGGACTGTTGTTGTACTTGGAAAAACTGGCAGAAATTTTGCTGCAGGTATGAGTGGTGGTATTGCATATGTTCTTGATGTGGATGGAAAATTCCAATCTCGATGCAATACTGAGCTTGTAGATCTTGATAAAGTTGAACAAGAAGAGGATATCATGACTCTTAGAATGATGATACAGCAACATCAGCGTCACACAAACAGCCAGCTTGCCAAAGAAATACTTGTTAACTTTGAGAATCTTCTGCCTAAATTCATTAAAGTTTTCCCTAGGGAGTATAAACGGGTTCTTGCAAACGTGAAAGCAGAGGAAGCCTCCAAGGATGCTGTTGAACATGCTTCTGAAGAAGCTGATGAACAAGATGAGGGagaattattgaaaaaagatGCTTTTGAAGAGCTTAAGAAGTTAGCATCTGCATCTTTAAATGGAACATCCAATCAG AAGCTAGAAGAGGCTGAACCATTGAGGAGGCCTACTCAGGTTACCAATGCAGTCAAACATCGAGGGTTTGTATCATATGAGCGTGAGGGTGTTCATTACAGGGATCCTAAGGTTCGGATGAATGACTGGAAGGAGGTTATGGAGGAATCAGAACCTGGCCCACTTTTAAACACTCAGTCAGCCCGCTGCATGGACTGCGGTACTCCTTTCTGCCATCAG GAGAATTCTGGATGTCCTCTAGGAAACAAAATACCTGAATTTAACGAGCTAGTGTACCAAAATAGGTGGCGTGAGGCATTAGATCGTCTCCTTGAGACAAATAACTTCCCAGAGTTTACTGGCCGAGTGTGCCCTGCTCCTTGTGAAGGTTCTTGTGTCCTGGGCATTATTGAGAATCCTGTATCTATCAAGAGCATTGAATGTGCCATTATAGACAAGGCCTTTGAGGAGGGATGGATGGTACCACGGCCTCCCCTGAAGAGAACTGG AAAAAGAGTTGCAGTTGTTGGAAGTGGACCAGCTGGCTTGGCTGCTGCTGATCAGCTAAACAGAATGGGACATACAGTGACTGTGTATGAGCGTGCTGACAGAATTGGAGGACTTATGATGTATGGTGTTCCAAACATGAAGGCTGACAAAGTGGATGTAGTTCAACGGCGGGTGAACCTTATGGCTCAAGAAGGTGTCAATTTTGTGGTTAATGCTAATGTTGGAACTGATCCCTTGTATTCTCTTGATCGGCTCCGAGAGGAGAATGATTCTGTTGTTTTGGCAGTAGGAGCCACAAAACCAAG GGACCTTCCTGTACCAGGACGGGAGCTATCAGGAGTCCATTTTGCTATGGAGTTTCTACATGCAAACACTAAAAGCTTGCTTGATAGCAACCTCCAGGATGGTAACTACATCTCTGCAAAGGGAAAGAATGTAGTGGTCATTGGTGGAGGTGACACAGGCACGGATTGCATAGGGACATCTATCCGGCATGGATGTAGTAGCATTGTAAATCTAGAGGTTCTCCCTCAGCCACCACAAACTAGGGCCCCAGGCAACCCTTGGCCACAG TGGCCTCGCATATTCCGGGTGGACTATGGGCATCAGGAAGCTGCAACCAAGTTTGGAAAAGACCCAAGATCTTATGAGGTATTGACCAAGCGATTTATTGGAGATGAGAATGGGGTTGTCAAAGGACTTGAAATTGTACGTCTCCAATGGGAGAAGGATGCTAGTGGGAAGTTTCAGCGCAAGGAAGTTGAGGGCTCTGAGGAGATCATTAAGGCTGACCTTGTTCTACTAGCCATGGGATTCCTTGGCCCTGAGTCG ACAGCAGCAGAGAAGTTGGGTTTGGAGCAAGACAATCGATCAAACATCAAGGCAGACTATGGCCGTTTCTCAACCAACGTAGATGGGGTCTTTGCTGCAGGTGATTGTCGGCGTGGCCAGTCTCTGGTAGTATGGGCAATCTCTGAAGGCCGGCAAGCTGCTGCACAGGTTGATAAATATCTTACAAGGGAGGAAAAAGACCTTGAAGTCAGCCCTGTGATCAAGGAAGACCTTATCAAGAGGCACCATGACCTTAACAAGAGGCACCAAGATAGCAGCAAACACACTGTAATGACATAG